Within the Metasolibacillus fluoroglycofenilyticus genome, the region TTGGAAAGACAGGAGAAAAGTATAAATAATGCATACCTCTTTCAGCACTTTGTAACGCTTCAGCCTTTGTATGCGTAGATTGCCCACATATAAAAGGATGCTGTGTCACATTTACAGCCTGATTTGCTGCAAAATGACAGCCAAGTAAGTCGTATTTGTAAGCGAGCTCCACATATGTATGAATGATTAATTGCTTTGCACTTATACCAGCCTGTAAAAGTGCGGCAATTGCGTTATCGATTTCAGTAAGTGAGAGCTGCTTTTCGCGAATAATAATGGCATCAACACGAGTAGCGACACCCTTTATTTGGTCAATTGTTTGTGGTGTAAAGCCTTGACCACTCGTAATAGCATGAATCATTTTAGTTTCCTCCAATAAAAAAACGTTACTTCTCCCATAGGAAAAGTAACGCTTACT harbors:
- a CDS encoding thiamine phosphate synthase, which produces MIHAITSGQGFTPQTIDQIKGVATRVDAIIIREKQLSLTEIDNAIAALLQAGISAKQLIIHTYVELAYKYDLLGCHFAANQAVNVTQHPFICGQSTHTKAEALQSAERGMHYLYFSPVFPTTCKPNVPAQGLQALAETCRTVKIPVLALGGITSSNAQQVMQVGAQGYAAISMFFN